The DNA sequence taggcattaTGTCTACACAACTCATTTAAGGATacaaggcttagacccagtccttctaataactgttattacaaactgtttaggatgattaagtacCACAAGTTAAGGGCCAGGTAATAAatcatggttatattagattctgatcTAACCATATTAAGGTACTTTCTAcattattcaaatagaaatatcTAAAAGTAGTCAAGGTTTAACAACTcagatagatagtcttcaaaaacatcagaaatctcagaatatgacatttaatattagttcattattaaagatcatttgactaGAGATATGTCTGCTCCCAACAGCATTCCCTTCTTGTTTCAAAGATGAAACTGAGCATCAAAATCTCCATATGGGGTTGCTCCAATTATGGCAAAATAGCCATGGGACAAAAATTACCTTATTCATCTACACACAAAAAATACTGCTCAAGAAAGGACACACGATGCAGGACAGTTGACAGTTTAactctgccaagacagagtaaaCAAATCCTTCATAGttcctgcttcacttaaggtctgtcagatggttctgggccagaaggctaaagacAGATGCTCTGGCATTTTGAGTAATAAGGGACTGTTTAagtagtcagctgtctctacaatttgtttCTAAGTTTTGTAAGCTATGTTTCTGTGCTTCTtatatattcaggtaatatttaatttgttctctgatttctgatggggttgaagagtagttatagtctcataataaaacttaagttgtttagccTTGAGGAAGATAATATAGAAAAGATGTTTTTCAGATGATAACAGAAGTTAAAGTCAGAACGTATTTCAGGTATAGAATTTTAAACTCAGGATAAATAGTAGAGAGTACTTTATCTAATTGGTAAATATGGAGTAGATATTAACTGCATTCATACtttgtattttcataatttttatgatTATGCTCAACTTATCTCTGAGAGAAgagcctttttaaaatttggacAGAAAGAGTGagatgttgggaattggttctagtGCTTTCTTATTTTGGTTCccaaaagccacacttccagacctgagggtctCTGCCCCCAACTGGCTTCGactggtaataaagaattgctgtacaGCCAATGTGTGTGCAGGGAGACAGGGCAGGACTTTTAGATTGCTCGGGCAAGGAaccaggggagagaggaggaggagaatcgCCATGACTCTGAGGAGAgggatcagatttaagagcttcagggggaaaaaaaatcatccagcaATATAAGTGGAAAGGGAAAGCGGCcctggtgggggttgggggaggctgcCAAGAagtttgcattttgcatttgtGTGTTAAGCCAGAAATACTGGAGGGAAATGTGTGCTAGCCATGGGGAGGTTTAGAAGTCATCAGCCACTGAGCTAGTCAATAAATCTGACAACAAATGCTGCAAAGGATGTGGAGAGAAAGACAGTGttattcattgttggtgggagtgcaaattaaTACAGCCATtgtagaaatcagtttggagacttctcaaaaaattaaaactagagtTACCATATGACCTTgttattccactcctgggcatttacccagAACACAAAGGGATATTTACACCCCTGTGTTTATTCCTGATTTATTCACTCTGGCAAGGAATTAAGATCAACCTAgctgtccatcaactgatgaaagaaagatgaaaaatctctctatataaaaaatagagctgggcagtggtgcacatGACTTTAGTCTCaatactcgggaggcagaggcaggccgaactctgtgcatttgaggccagcctgttctatagagtgagctccaggacaaccagggctacacaggaaagaaaagaaagaagaaaagaaaaaaaggaatactgttcagttctaaagaaaaaaatgaaatcacaaaatttgtaggaaaatgagTGGACTTAGAATATTAAGCAAGGTAATACAACCTcgggaaggaaaaaaatgcagtTCTCCATGATATGCAAAACGTAGTTGTTAGCATTCTGTTTAAGCTTCAtcccacagttatctggcaacagccaggtatgcttgactcgctataaaaggggctgcttgcccccttcttCGCTCTCTTGCTCCCGCCTTCCTACCCCGTTCTGTCCTCTTgacccttccccactctctctccacgtgctcatggctggcctctactcctcttcttcccagaactcacatggccgctcacaaatatctgtaactccaagatctgacactttcacataaacacacaggcaggcaaattgggtcctctggaagaacattcacTGCTCCTAAAGGACATCTCTCCAGCTGATCCAACCCAATATCTTGACAACTATCCCCTATGTTTTCTTCTGGAAGTTTCAGTGTTTCCTGTGTTAGATAATGGgttttgatccattttgaattgatttttgtacaAGGTGGATGATAAGAatctaatttaaataatttagtaGGTTCTCGACAGTGCTCTAAGCTTCTCTTCTCAAACACCTGCTTACTCCCTCCCTGAAGTCTGATCTCTTCTTTGTTAAAATGCTATTTAAACTGGCATTTCAGGGTTTTGACTCTGGTGTAAGTGGAAGCAAGAAGAAACAATTCCCCTTTTTTGCTGTACTGTAATTcgccttttttaaaaatcagatttcaaGAAGGTGCCTACTAGAAGTTCTCTCAGGCTCAAAGCTTCCTCTTTccaacacatcttttttttttttttaaagatttattttatttatatgagtacactgtagctgtcctcagacacacccgaagtggacatcggatcccattacagatgattgtgagccaccatgtggttgctgggaattgaacttaggacctctggaagagcagtcagtgttcttaaccgctgagccatctctccagcccccgacaCATCTTCGAGTCCTCAGATCTTTTCAATATCTGAAGATTTTTGAGTCCAGTCCTTGGTGCACCCTCGTTGACAGGAGGCCGCAGTGCGTCCCGCCTAACAACCGTTGCTATGGGCGGAGACTTCTAGCTAGCGGTGGAATCCTTAGAACGCGTGCGGCAATCGAAATCTCGGCTCTCGCGAGGTTTCGTCTTCAGTCGCTGGGGACGTTCTCCGTAAACTGCGTGACGATGTGTGGGGACTGTGTGGAGAAGGAGTACCCCAATCGGGTGAGCAAGTGGGCGCGGAGAGCCTCCTGCAGGCTCGGTGCTCGACCGATATTCCTAGACAGGCCAGGACCCACTCTGCAGTCTTGTCACTCCAGGGTCCCTGCTTACTGGCGGCAGGTCCCCTCCCTGGTGGTTGACGTCAGCGGTCCTTCCGGTTTTGTTGCTGGGGACAACGGGGAACCCTCAAGATTACCTCCCCACCCAAGTTGACAGGAGCTTCTCAGGACCTACCTACTGCAGTCCCGGCTTCATCCTCCAGCTCGACTTGATGAAATTCTTTTACCTAATTGTGTCGCTGGGTGAACGTCTGAGGTCATTTTAGAATCCACTTTTTGGAGACTGGTcttgggtagcccaggctggcttcaaactcagtacGTACCCGAGGAGGATTTCTTtgactttgatcttccttccacatacctcttgaatgctggcattacaagCGTGCGCCACTGGGctccatttataaaatgttagGGATAGAACCGAGAGCTTGTTGCGTGGTAGGCAAGCTTTCCACCAAcggagctacacccccagcctcGTGTTCTAACCCACGTTTGAACATGGTAGAACTGGTACCCAGAGAAAAACTATCTTAGCACTTGCCCAAGTATGAGAGCCAAGACTAGACTGTGATCCCTCTTTTGCGTCCCGTCAGGTTCTCACTTCCttgccctttctcttccccctttccttcttggTATTGAGGGTTGAACCCAGAGTATGTACCTGCCAGCCACCACTCTACCAACAGAACTATACCCCCAGTCCTTATTTTAAGTCTTTGTTCCTCTCAGGCTTAGGGGGTTTTGAGGCTTGACTTATGGTTCTTTTAGGGAATTGTTACTGCACAGTGATATGTGTAGACAGATTGCTTTGCCCATCTGTGAAGGAGTGACTACCAAGGCCCTGGGCTGCTTATAGCCTGCAGTGTTGGGGAGTATAATTGACAGCCTGCTCTTTAAACGGAGTGAAAAGAAAGATTGATTGGGAATGAGGCTGTGGTGTTTTCCATCCAAATAAGGTGGTTTAgaggaggaagaaactgaaggaaaatagCAAGGTGAAGGATCCTTGCATTGGTTGGAAGGTAAAACATCTTCAtagttctttcttttaatattttgtgagTGATAGGGTGGGTGCTGGGGGGTTGCCACAGGCTTTtaattgagatagggtttctctgtgtagcccaggctgttctggaacacactctgtagaccaggctggcctcaaactcagaaatccgcctgcctctgcctcctaagcgctgggattaaaggtgtgcaccaccaccgccgtaCTTGAAATACAACTTCTTATGTGAGTGATGTGTAGGTCTTGAGATTGTTATGTTAGATGAATTTTCATtatggtacaaccactttgatttataaaataattaccaTCCATTATCAAATTTAAATGTCCCCTGGAATGACATAGAAGTACTTTTAGAACAATGCACATGTACATCTCCTGGCAATGTGTATAAGAATGCTTGTAAAGGCACAccggtggtggcacacggctttaatcccagcacttgttgtgaggcagaggccagtggatttctgagtttgaggccagcctggtctacagagtgagttccaagacagccagaactatacagagaaatccagtcttgaaaaaaacaaaacaaaacaaaaagaatgcttGTAAGATCATTATTTGTAGTAGTAGGCTAGAGCAAACTTGTGTTCATAAATGGGAATGTCATAAAAGTAGGGTTGTGAATGTGAATTAGCTAGAGCATCAGCTCTCCAGTGGAAGTGGTTTTTGCCTCCCAGAGGGCTTGGTAGCATCCAGAGACACTTGATTGTCACAGTGAAGGAGCTCCTTGACCTCAAATGAGTAGAGACCAAGTATTATGCTGCAGTACGTAGGACAACCATCCAAACAAAGGTCTGTGTGCCCCAATGTCAGTAGTGCAGAGGTTAAGGAACCCTCAATTAGAGCAATGGGGGCACTAGAATCAGATACAGCAGTCTGACTTTAGTCTGCAGTATTGGTAAAAGAACACATGAAGTGCAGCTTTAAATCAAGCAAACTAAAATACAGTAAGACTTTCCTGGTTGGTAAAACAAGAAGTTACTCTAAAGACATTGTATTGATGTCTGCTAAACAGAGTATGATCAAGAATGGTCATATAAGGGgccagagagattgctcagtgattggtgctattgcagaggacctggattcagttcctagcacccacatggcagctagcaactgtctataattccagttctgggagatccaactctctggcctccatgagtaccGGGCAGGCatagatatacataaaataactataaatctttcaacaacaaaaagtggGGGAGAAGCTTCTGGAatgtagaagttttttttttgttgttgttgttttgtttttttgacttaACTGGTGGTTCTGCTGTTTGCTTATAATTATTCTGCATGtctctgcttttattatttttgtatattgtgCTTTAgttcatgcttttctttttaatctataaaGTTTTATGAGTCTTAATGATGGTCACTGCACACTGGGAACCATGAGGAAAAGTTTCCTGTGGAGGTTATTAACAGGGTtattaggggctagagagatggctcagaagtcaaTGGCATTTAATGCTGCAGCAGAGAATCCAAGTTCCGTTCCCACCACTCACATCAGGCTGCTCACAGCAGCCTTAGCGCTGGCTCAGGAGCTCCAGtactgtcctctggcttccacaggcactgtattcattactctttttttttttttttttttgagacagggtttctctgtatagccctggaactcactctgtagaccaggctggcctcaaactcagaaatccacctgcctctgcctcccacatgctgggattaaactctgtgcgccaccactgccgggcacaTTCGTTACTcttacacagagacaaagacacagacctggttttttatctttaaagaagaaagagagtcagttcattcttttcttcccctgCCCCCAGAAGTAGCAAGAGAACTttattcacatggtggctcacaaccatccataatgagatctgacgccctcttctggtgtgtctgaagacagatacaatgtacttacatatacataataaataaatccttggacCAGAGCAAGTAGGGTTGGAGTAAGCATAgctagagtgagcagaggtcctgaattcagttcccagcaaccacatgatggcttaaaactatctgtacagctacagtgtattattatacttaagataaataaattaaaaaaaaaaagaacaggggctggagagatggctcagcagttaagagcactggctgttctttcagaggtcctgagttcagttcccagcaaccacatggtggctcacaaccatctgtaatgggatctgatgccctcttctggtgtgtctgaggacagctacagtgtactcatatacgttaaataaataattttttttttaaaaaaagaacaatctGAAAACAGTAGGCTAACATTCCAGTGGAAAACGAGCACATTAACATTCTAtccaggggagggaagaggggaggggaggaaggaggagggaggggaggaaggagggagagaggggcagaaaTGAATGGAATAGGGAAtagaaaaaccagagagaaatCTCTCCTCTGAGCTACTGCCCAGCCTTCCATGTCTCCCTCCACTCCCTGTCCCTGTcaaagatagggtctcatgtgtctatctcaggctggctttgaactcactgtggagCCAAGGATGCCGCTCTGTCTGATCCTTAGGctgagtactagaattacagcACAGACCACCACACCCCATTATGTAGTACTGGCTATTGAGTCCAGGGCTTCATGGAAGTGTTCCTCCAGTCAAGCTAAACCACTGGCCTCCTCATCCCTCTGTTTTTAATTGCAAATATTCCCTGACAGAACATACATAGTAGCAGACATAAAGCTTATAGCTACATTGACATGTATgatctgaaataataataatgttttgtgctagccaggcggtggtggtgcacgcctttaatcccagcacttgggaggcagaggcaggtggatttctgagttcgaggccagcctggtctacagagtgaattccaggacagccagggctacacagagaaaccctgtctcggggggaaaaatgttttatgttgtaCTCCTTGTAGTTTCAGGTTTTTTCAGACTTGtaaactttttgtttggttgattggttttggtttttgaaggcAGGATTTTTCTTTGCAGTCCTGattgtcctgtaactcactctgtagaccaggctgccctcagactcagagatctgcccctttgcctctcgagtgctgggattaaaggcatgtaccgcCATGCCTGGCCCTCaaatttgtaagatttttttttttttttccgagacaaggtttctctgggtagtcctggctatcctggtactcactctgtagaccaggctggcctcgaactcagaaatccgcctgcctctgcctcccaagtgctagaattaaagatgtgcgccaccaccgcccggccaaattTGTAAGATTTTATACTATACTACCAAACTAATAATCTTTACTGTCTAATTTTCCCTACACGTGACCTGTGGCACATGCCCACTGCCCCATCTccataataaaatacatattttttaaaataaaggtatTCAGTGTTTCTTGGAATTGGATTGGAAAAATCTGTAAAGCAGCTTTCATGTTAACAGAGTCTTTAGCAATGATTTCTCTTTAAGCAGGAATGTTTAGTTTCTCCATGCCAAAGCGAATACTCTGCTCCTTGGCCACGCCTGTGTTAGTCTGAGCAGTTGACGCCTTTACCCTTCTCTGCCTCCGCCACACACACTCCTAAAGGCTGACATCTGTAGACattggctggtttgtgtgtggtgttaACAAAGGCGTGAGAAGAAGCCCTTCCAACAGTGTGTACACTTACCTTTAGTAGTgacttatttgtttcttttcttttcttttttttttttggttatttgtttctatttcgaTTGACTTAATTCTAGTTTTTTGGcctatcatttaaaaatacttctaaaaCTTTCTGACTTACTTTTTGTATCGAatattgtttttttcctgttgtttataAGTATTTGGACTTACTTCTCTTAAATTTGCTTGCTCTGTGATACAGGGATTGCAACCAAGGCTTCACAGACGctgggcaaatgctctaccactaagccatatctccagccctagGCCTCCCTGGCAAACGCTTGTAGTCCTTAGAAATTCATGGGCTTAACATGTGCATCAGATATCCTTATAAGTAGTAATTCTGTAGGAAAGCTAGTTGCTTTAAAAAGTGCTTTGAGCAGGTGTGTTCTGGCTGCATCTCTGGCCTGTACAGACTTTGAGCCATTCGGTCAGTTTCACCAATGGTTTCAAAGCATAAGAGAATTGCTGTTTTCATACTGTAGGGGAATACCTGTCTGGAGAATGGATCATTCTTACTGAACTTCGCAGGCTGCGCCGTGTGCAGTAAGCGGGACTTTATGCTGATCACAAATAGATCCCtgaaagaggaagatggagaagaaatagTTACTTATGACCGTAAGTAGAGTTGGTTTTGAAATACAGATCCGTTAGCAGGCATTATCTTTCAGAAGTTGGTGTATTGTATGGGTGTTCCAAGGGCACGTTCATTGTTGTGTTACAGTGCATAGTTACTGGTAAGTCACTGGGAGGAAAATACAGTTAGGACCTCTTTTTTGAGGTAAGATCtcattttgtagctcaggctagcccagaactcatTCTATGGCCCAGGCTTCCTGGAACTCATGGCtgacctgcctcagcttcccaagtactagaattaaaggcctgagccattACTACTAGCCTTGGATTCATGTTTTTTTAATGGAATAGGGTCCTCCAGTAGGCTAAAGGTCAGGACCAGCCTAGTGGGGTGTTTGACCCCTGctaacccagcactcaggtggtggAAGGAGGAGCATCAGAAGTCCAAAGGCAAGCAGGgctgaagagagagggagaatgttACAGTGTAGCACCATTTTCCTGGTATAAATGACCCTGGTGTGCTTTGGCATTTCCTgctttgcttctgtgtttttaCCTGCTCTGGCCTCCTGTCCCACTGTCCGTCCAtctgttgctttcttctcttgcttttatCACTGGACCTTCCCATCCTCAACCCTAAAGAAAAATATGCAGAGAAAGTAAATGCGCTTTGAGAACAGTGCTAAGAAGTTCTTTGTATAAATGTGTGCATTATGTGTACATGTCATATGTACATGTTATGTGTACATGTTAGCACTGAGATGTTGTGACGAATACTTAACTGCTTGcatctcctttttgtttttcttctggttCTTGGTATGTTCTGAATATGAATAAGGAACAAGTATGCTGATAATAGCTTTAAAGGCAAGTATGAAAAGCATCCAACTCTTAGAATAGACTCAGTTAAAAATACTCCAGAAGGTGTTTGGCATCCCTTTTTAAGCCTGTGTCCCCTTTAAGATGAATTTTTTTCGAGGTAGCAGGGCAGAGTGAGTAAGAGTCACATTCTTAGTTAAACATTCTGGCTCCAAACCTCCTCTCTCTGTAGTCGTCTGTTTACTTAACCACTGTGTGCCTTTGTTTCCTGACAAAGTGGAAATATTATATCTCATTGAATTTGAGATTACAGCAATAgctaaaaaaatgaatttaaagagtATCCGGCACACAGTAGTTTATCAATTATTTCTtatattgtttttggttttaataGATCATTTCTTGTTACCTCAAATTCACTTCCATGCCCACAGTTGGTTTTCTTTATCCCTGGTTATAACTGCACATTTGCTGTCGTTTGTTCCTGAGAATAACAGCTTCTGTGTAGCTAGATGGGTCCACACTTTTAAAAGCACACAGTACTAGActtggtggcacagaccttttaTCCTAGCtacttggtgacaagcacctttactcaaTCTTGCCAGCTtgatcccagctactcaggagactgaaagGTCAAGGCCTGCTTGGGCTGCAgggtaagttcaaagccagcctgggcaacttagtgagagcTTGACTTAGAAATGACAAGAAGGTTGAGAATGTAGGTGGGTGGTGGAGTGCGGCTCTAGGATTGGTCCCTCATACTGCAAAAGTAAACATAAGCAGACAGCACCTGCTTGCTGCCTTTCTGTAGGGAGCTCTCAGTGGGAACGAATGTGTGCACAGTGAGCCGCTCAGATCCTAGTTATGTAAAGTTGTGATAGAATCTGGATTTCTTGTGTTAAATGTGACAGAGTTAAAATTCCTTTTAAGTACTACATGCTGAGAATagaaatttcattgttttaacaAACCTCTCCAGACTTCATTATGTGTCTTTGTTTTGGCAGATCTATGTAAGAATTGTCATCATGTAGTAGCCAGACATGAGTATACATTCAGCATCATGGATGAATTCCAGGTAAATGTGTGTATGGGTTTTGTTGAGGAGGGACAAAGGCTAAAAGTACTCTTGAGCATCTACACATCATTTTTGTAATGAAGTGCTAGCAATTATTACTGGAGCCCACCCGGCTTTCCCTGTGCGTGCTGGGAAACTTTAAAGGTGGGTGGGTCTGTGCATCTTCACAGGAATCACAAATCAACATGTGTGCTTTACAGTGACATTCCAGTcctgttgttttatttaattaaccCATTATGGGTTCTCAAGAGAAAAAAGACTTaagatttgtgtttgtgtgtgtgtgtgtgtgtgtgtgtgtgtgtattgtaccATGTAAGGTGCCCCCATAGAACAGAAGAAGAAGTTAcagaactggagtaacagatggctgtgagccaccttgtgggtggtaggaactgaacctgggtctttgcaagagcagcaggtgttcttcactgctgagccttctctagTGTGCCATTACAGGTTTTTATGAGATGACTACTGTGGTACCTTTTCTCCAAGTGCTGTGGGAATTACACACTTGGCTTACTTCAAGTGTTGGCTACTGGGTAGTACCAACAGTAGcagcacacacttataatcccagcactggggagccagaggcaggcctATCtctgagtcaaggccagcctggtctacagagtgtattCCATGTGTTGTCCAATTCTCTTGGTGGGTATGAGACTGAAAAGGAGGctgtttttgtttgctcttgTTAGTGTATGGATTCGAGCAACTCTTTGGTTTCAAGTCTAGtaagttgttgggtttttttttctaatttgttagGCTAAACTTCAAGATGGCTGTGTCAAGGTTGGGGGTTAAAAGCAGAGCCACTGGAGAaaaaggatttgttttattttcttgcagtCAGGAGAGCATGTGAAGAACTCTGGTCTCTGGTGTAGCCCCGTGGTTGTTGAACATTCACAGGTCTGATGGTCAGGAAGAAAAACTGGAGAGCAGTAGGCCCAGCTCTGGACACTGGGACCCAGGGCTCTCTCATGGTGCTTGTTCTCAAGCTTTCAGACTGACTTTGTGTGGTCTTCCTATTTATCTGAAAGATAAGAATATCagtttaagccaggcagtggtggcgcatgcctttaatcccagcacttgggaggcagaggcaggcagatctcagagtctgagggcagcctggtctacagagtgagttccaggacagccagggctacacagagaaaccctgtctcgaaaaaccaaaaaaaaaaaaaaaaaaaaaaaaaaaaaaaagaatatcagctTAGAACTTTCCACAGTCAAGGGAATGTTTATCAAGTCATTCAAATGTGGATAGTATTTACTTAGGAAGATATAAAAGTCAGTTGGTTGcagtatttttaagtttttacttatttttatttttttgagattttatttgattttactttcgtgtgtgtgggtgggtgttttgcctgtgtgtgtatctatgtaccatgtgcatgcagtgcctacagaggccccAAGAAGGTGTCTGGGGGTTACAATTGCGAGCCACCAatggctgctggaaattggacccaggtcctctggaagagcagccagtgctcttaatcactgtaccatctctccagcccctaagttatgtgtatgattattttGCCTGCAGTATATTGTCTACCACATTTGTGCCTGGTacccttgaaggccagaagagggcactagatcccctggATCCATAGGGAATTTGGAGCCACACATGGCATGAGCTGgctagcatgtgggtgctggatacTAAACCTAGGTCTCCTACAAGAGCAGTAGGAACAGCGAGTGAGagaccttaactgctgagccatctctagtccCGCATTCATAGTTTAAGTGGAAAATAGGAACATAGTCACATGTGTCAGACTGTGATTGAAGAGACCCAGATTCGGGCCTCTATCAGGCTGAGGCCGTGCACTGAAGGACGACGAGACCAGGCGTTCGGATGCAAGAGCAAAGAGGCTTTTATTTAGGNNNNNNNNNNNNNNNNNNNNNNNNNNNNNNNNNNNNNNNNNNNNNNNNNNNNNNNNNNNNNNNNNNNNNNNNNNNNNNNNNNNNNNNNNNNNNNNNNNNNNNNNNNNNNNNNNNNNNNNNNNNNNNNNNNNNNNNNNNNNNNNNNNNNNNNNNNNNNNNNNNNNNNNNNNNNNNNNNNNNNNNNNNNNNNNNNNNNNNNNNNNNNNNNNNNNNNNNNNNNNNNNNNNNNNNNNNNNNNNNNNNNNNNNNNNNNNNCTTGGTAATTTTCCAGCCTTGTTTAAACGCGTATTTCGGGGAAGGGTCTCTGGGTTTGGGTCTTTCATGATCTCAAATGTTTTGGTCAATCTAAACGTCTTGACCATAACTATTTAACATCCAATTTTAtgccttaaaatatttatataatattgtgTACCTTAGAGCAAAACCATGGCTCAGGGAATAGTAGTGGCCAAAGATACCATTTCCTGACTTAAAACCCCCAGCTCTGTTTTATGAGGAAATGAGCGCCTGCAGCTCTCTTCCTGAGTGCACATGAGGTCTTTTGAACCCTGACTGGATATCGAGATTGCCAGTCTA is a window from the Mastomys coucha isolate ucsf_1 unplaced genomic scaffold, UCSF_Mcou_1 pScaffold6, whole genome shotgun sequence genome containing:
- the Churc1 gene encoding protein Churchill, which encodes MCGDCVEKEYPNRGNTCLENGSFLLNFAGCAVCSKRDFMLITNRSLKEEDGEEIVTYDHLCKNCHHVVARHEYTFSIMDEFQEYTMLCLLCGKAEDTISILPDDPRQMTLLF